One window of Dyadobacter sandarakinus genomic DNA carries:
- a CDS encoding DUF7948 domain-containing protein, which yields MLLLIIVLLWFPGKLLATGMFFIQNQGQWEREVLFRTEIPGGFLFLKQKSIVYVMYDAAAVAARHAGKSHTEALARHADPPETIGAHGVEMFFENAAANAAVVPSKALPTSYSYFMGSDESKWARNAGAYQEVRYKGIYPGIDLRVYTHQFTLKYEFIVSPGADPARISLAYQGAEQLSLNENGQIVVKTSVGQFREAEPFTFQEVNGGKKPVSSKFALAGSNTVRFALESYDHTCELTIDPELIFSTYSGSTADNWGHTATYDAAGNLYSGGTVFGLGFPATQGAFQVRFGGLVDVAILKFSPDGSQLLYATYLGGQDTDLPTSLIVNSKNELLILGTTGSDNFPVRSDAFQKTFGKGVRTRPISGLDLTNGSDIFISKLSADGRQLAASTYLGGDMNDGVSQTSFFTIHNYGDPFRGEIVVDAADNVLIASSTNSGNFPLKNPGQTRLGGYQDGIVSKLDPALSTLLWSTYIGAEKEETAFGLKVLPNGDVYVTGSTTSIALPGTKGAYQPALKGSEDAYIAKFSGDKLVKTTYLGTDSQDAGYLLDLDPAGNVCIYGLTNGSYPVSEGVYSNAKSGQFVHALDASLTTSVFSTIIGSGRGTPDISPTAFLVSECGNIYLAGWGGSVNSQTNNNPLSSTSNLPVTEDAMQKVTNGNNFYIAILEQGARSLLYATFFGSSSRNNEVEGDHVDGGTSRFDKNGTIYHATCACGGSNFPVTPQAWSKTNKSENCNNAAFKIDIDRLRADFDVYAGETKDVTTGCAPLALSFANTSEGGIDYIWQVNGNTISREEDGPEYVFNQPGEYIIKLTAYNQLSCKRMDVAEKKVTVVTLNTTVMPDTTVCENTTLQLRAGGGTSYQWTPAQGLSNAASASPSVTVQQTTDFSVVISNAAGCKVTRTVKVVVNKKTDFAGMPDTEVCVGATVTLTVAGDAGQYVWQAADGLEQTTGNSVTVKPEKTTVYTVQGIYADGCKPVRQIRVTVDRSYQPELSIIQSGGACNEAFLYTMSDPAGKGVRYVWDLGNGVGQVGQTVTNYQYGTEGEYTVTVTAYNAAGCALTASKMIRAAPAFTLSNVITPNGDGKNDFFVVPVPGSNFEVFNRWGKSVFKAADYRNDWGKGIGNGTYFYVVDTPQGTHCKGWVEVLE from the coding sequence ATGCTGCTATTGATTATTGTACTGCTATGGTTCCCCGGCAAGCTGCTGGCCACCGGGATGTTTTTTATTCAAAATCAGGGGCAGTGGGAGCGCGAAGTTCTCTTCCGGACCGAAATACCCGGCGGCTTCCTGTTTCTGAAACAAAAATCCATTGTTTATGTCATGTACGATGCTGCTGCAGTAGCAGCGCGGCATGCCGGAAAGTCGCACACGGAGGCACTTGCACGCCATGCAGATCCTCCCGAGACCATCGGGGCGCATGGTGTGGAGATGTTTTTTGAAAATGCCGCGGCGAATGCTGCCGTGGTGCCTTCCAAAGCATTGCCGACCAGTTACAGCTACTTCATGGGATCGGACGAAAGTAAATGGGCGCGGAATGCCGGCGCTTACCAGGAAGTACGCTACAAGGGGATTTATCCCGGCATCGACCTTCGCGTTTATACGCATCAGTTTACCCTCAAATACGAATTTATTGTGAGTCCCGGCGCTGATCCTGCCCGAATCAGCCTTGCCTACCAGGGGGCGGAGCAGCTTTCACTGAATGAAAACGGGCAAATAGTTGTCAAAACCTCGGTAGGGCAGTTCAGAGAGGCTGAGCCTTTTACATTTCAGGAAGTAAATGGGGGCAAAAAGCCTGTTTCGTCGAAATTTGCCCTTGCTGGCAGCAATACCGTGCGGTTTGCATTGGAAAGTTACGATCATACATGTGAGCTCACCATTGATCCCGAGCTGATTTTTTCCACCTACTCGGGCTCAACTGCGGACAACTGGGGCCACACGGCTACTTACGATGCGGCAGGTAACCTTTACTCGGGCGGAACTGTCTTCGGGCTGGGTTTTCCGGCAACCCAGGGAGCTTTCCAGGTCAGGTTCGGAGGGTTGGTGGATGTTGCCATTCTCAAATTTTCTCCCGATGGCAGCCAGCTGCTTTACGCCACTTACCTGGGCGGGCAGGATACAGATTTGCCTACCAGCCTGATCGTCAACTCAAAAAACGAGCTGCTCATACTCGGTACCACGGGCTCCGACAATTTTCCGGTGAGATCCGATGCATTTCAAAAAACCTTCGGGAAGGGTGTGCGTACAAGGCCTATCTCCGGCCTTGATCTGACAAATGGAAGTGATATTTTTATTTCAAAACTAAGTGCGGACGGCAGGCAGCTGGCTGCCTCCACTTACCTGGGTGGTGATATGAATGATGGCGTCAGCCAGACTTCCTTTTTTACCATACATAATTATGGTGATCCTTTCCGCGGTGAAATCGTGGTGGATGCAGCTGATAATGTGCTGATCGCATCGAGTACCAATTCGGGTAATTTTCCATTGAAAAATCCCGGCCAAACCAGACTGGGAGGTTATCAGGACGGGATCGTTTCCAAGCTTGATCCCGCACTGAGTACGCTGCTGTGGAGTACCTACATTGGTGCTGAAAAGGAAGAAACCGCATTTGGACTGAAAGTACTTCCGAATGGGGATGTGTATGTAACCGGCTCTACCACCAGCATTGCACTTCCGGGAACAAAGGGTGCTTATCAGCCGGCACTCAAAGGGTCGGAGGATGCTTACATTGCAAAGTTCAGCGGCGATAAGCTTGTGAAAACGACATACCTGGGTACTGATTCGCAGGATGCAGGCTACCTCCTGGATCTTGATCCTGCCGGAAACGTGTGTATTTACGGTCTTACAAATGGAAGCTATCCGGTGAGCGAAGGCGTGTACAGCAATGCAAAAAGCGGCCAGTTTGTGCATGCGCTGGATGCCAGCCTGACCACTTCGGTTTTTTCTACCATCATAGGGTCGGGTCGCGGTACGCCGGATATTTCGCCCACGGCATTTCTGGTGAGCGAATGCGGTAACATCTACCTCGCAGGATGGGGCGGGAGTGTCAACAGTCAGACAAACAATAATCCGCTCAGCAGTACCAGCAACCTGCCTGTTACGGAAGATGCCATGCAGAAGGTCACAAACGGAAATAACTTTTACATTGCCATCCTCGAACAGGGTGCCAGGTCATTGTTGTATGCAACGTTTTTTGGAAGTAGCAGCCGCAACAACGAGGTCGAGGGCGACCATGTGGACGGAGGTACGAGCCGGTTTGACAAAAACGGAACGATTTACCATGCAACCTGTGCATGCGGGGGAAGCAACTTTCCCGTCACACCGCAGGCGTGGTCCAAAACCAATAAAAGCGAAAACTGCAACAATGCCGCATTCAAGATTGACATTGACCGGCTCCGTGCCGATTTCGATGTATATGCAGGTGAAACCAAAGATGTAACTACCGGCTGTGCCCCGCTCGCGCTTTCATTTGCAAACACCAGCGAAGGAGGAATAGACTATATCTGGCAGGTTAATGGAAACACGATTTCTCGGGAAGAAGATGGTCCTGAGTACGTTTTCAATCAGCCGGGCGAGTACATTATAAAGCTTACTGCCTATAATCAACTGAGCTGCAAACGCATGGATGTCGCAGAAAAGAAAGTTACCGTAGTGACGCTGAATACCACGGTTATGCCCGACACGACCGTTTGTGAAAATACGACATTGCAGCTGCGGGCAGGCGGCGGAACGAGTTATCAATGGACGCCTGCACAGGGGTTGAGCAATGCAGCTTCTGCCTCTCCGAGTGTTACAGTGCAACAAACGACAGATTTCTCCGTCGTGATCAGCAATGCGGCCGGCTGCAAGGTTACCCGTACTGTAAAGGTTGTGGTCAACAAAAAGACCGACTTTGCCGGTATGCCCGACACGGAGGTTTGTGTGGGTGCCACCGTAACCCTTACCGTAGCGGGTGATGCGGGCCAGTACGTGTGGCAGGCTGCCGATGGTCTGGAACAAACTACCGGCAACTCGGTAACCGTAAAGCCTGAAAAAACGACTGTCTACACTGTGCAGGGCATTTATGCGGATGGTTGCAAGCCTGTGCGGCAGATCCGCGTGACGGTAGACCGGTCCTATCAGCCCGAACTCAGCATTATTCAGTCGGGTGGCGCATGCAATGAGGCTTTTTTGTATACCATGAGTGATCCCGCCGGCAAAGGCGTGCGGTATGTATGGGACCTTGGAAACGGGGTGGGGCAGGTTGGGCAGACGGTCACAAATTATCAGTATGGGACCGAAGGCGAATATACCGTGACTGTTACAGCTTATAATGCAGCGGGTTGTGCGCTTACGGCGTCCAAAATGATCCGGGCTGCACCCGCATTTACATTAAGCAATGTCATCACACCCAATGGTGACGGCAAAAATGACTTTTTTGTCGTACCCGTCCCGGGATCAAACTTTGAAGTTTTCAATCGCTGGGGCAAGTCGGTTTTCAAGGCTGCGGATTACCGGAATGACTGGGGGAAAGGGATTGGTAACGGGACTTATTTTTATGTAGTCGATACGCCGCAGGGTACGCATTGCAAAGGCTGGGTAGAAGTACTGGAATAG
- a CDS encoding DUF4920 domain-containing protein, which produces MKKLICLVLLLVAAGTVYAQNTVKAGKDITESNAIPATQLAGKMGDKEQMHTKVSGTVESVCQMKGCWMKVNTENGGTMRVMFKDYAFFVPKDITGKTVVFEGEARKKLVSVADLQHYAKDAGKSKEEIAGITKPEEELTFIAEGVIVK; this is translated from the coding sequence ATGAAAAAACTCATATGCCTGGTCCTGCTGCTGGTTGCGGCTGGCACAGTTTACGCGCAGAATACCGTGAAAGCAGGTAAGGATATTACCGAGTCCAATGCAATTCCCGCTACTCAGCTGGCCGGTAAGATGGGTGACAAGGAGCAGATGCATACCAAAGTCAGCGGCACGGTAGAGTCGGTATGTCAGATGAAAGGCTGCTGGATGAAGGTGAATACCGAAAATGGCGGTACCATGCGGGTGATGTTCAAGGACTATGCATTTTTTGTGCCCAAGGATATTACGGGCAAAACGGTGGTGTTTGAAGGCGAGGCCCGGAAAAAGCTGGTATCCGTGGCCGACCTGCAGCACTATGCCAAAGATGCCGGAAAAAGCAAGGAGGAAATTGCGGGGATAACCAAACCAGAGGAGGAGTTGACATTTATCGCGGAAGGTGTAATTGTAAAATAG